The following proteins are co-located in the Acidimicrobiales bacterium genome:
- a CDS encoding anti-sigma factor gives MTADFHHLAAAYALDALDEEEARAFEAFLPTCSICSADVAEFREAAAKLASSTATDAPSAVRERVFAEISQVRQIAPSLPDSVVDLAERKRRDLPRRRVLAFAAAAVVAVAGFLAGMQVAATTRDESTELLFAYDARSTELVGDAGEASVVWSASQDRAVLVANGLAEPGEGNAYELWLIDAEGPNPTGLFSPQDGSIRLALELQGRAPAAWGITIEPDTGSDVPTGEILLVGETS, from the coding sequence ATGACCGCCGACTTTCATCACCTCGCCGCGGCATACGCCCTCGATGCCCTGGACGAAGAAGAGGCTCGTGCATTCGAGGCGTTCCTGCCGACCTGCTCGATCTGCTCGGCCGATGTGGCCGAGTTCAGAGAGGCAGCAGCAAAGCTCGCCTCGTCTACGGCCACCGATGCGCCATCGGCTGTACGAGAACGAGTGTTTGCAGAGATCAGCCAGGTCAGACAGATCGCTCCCTCGCTTCCCGACAGCGTCGTCGATCTGGCCGAACGCAAGCGGCGAGACCTTCCCAGAAGGCGCGTTCTGGCCTTTGCCGCCGCGGCCGTAGTCGCAGTGGCCGGGTTCCTCGCTGGAATGCAGGTGGCAGCAACAACCAGGGACGAGTCGACCGAGCTTCTGTTTGCCTACGACGCCCGCTCCACCGAGCTGGTTGGCGATGCAGGCGAGGCCAGCGTCGTCTGGTCGGCGTCGCAGGACCGGGCTGTCTTGGTTGCCAACGGGTTGGCCGAACCCGGCGAAGGCAACGCCTACGAGCTGTGGCTGATAGATGCCGAGGGCCCGAACCCTACGGGCCTGTTCTCACCACAGGACGGGTCGATTCGTCTTGCGCTTGAACTCCAAGGGCGGGCCCCGGCGGCTTGGGGCATCACCATCGAACCCGACACCGGCTCAGATGTGCCGACCGGGGAGATCCTGCTGGTCGGCGAGACGAGCTAG
- the sigK gene encoding ECF RNA polymerase sigma factor SigK: MVNDRPSTDPFNERDAASAALAAAGRGDQQAFVHFYDATSSMVYGLVLRVLRDPSHAEEVTQEVFVEAWRLAARYDPDRGAASSWIATIAHRRAVDRARSEQSHRNRNDLIGRQAETDHDQVSEVVIDRFERTRVMAALDHLTKDQRAAVELAYFDGHTYREVAALLGAAEGTVKGRIRDGLIKLRDHLGVNR, from the coding sequence ATGGTGAACGATCGCCCCTCCACCGACCCATTCAACGAACGCGATGCCGCTTCGGCAGCGCTGGCCGCAGCAGGGCGCGGTGACCAGCAGGCCTTCGTCCACTTCTACGACGCAACGTCGAGCATGGTCTATGGCCTGGTGCTGCGCGTCCTGCGTGACCCGTCACATGCCGAGGAGGTCACCCAAGAGGTGTTCGTCGAGGCTTGGCGTCTGGCGGCCCGGTACGACCCCGATCGTGGTGCCGCGTCGTCGTGGATCGCTACGATCGCCCATCGTCGAGCCGTGGACAGGGCTCGCTCCGAGCAATCCCATCGCAACCGCAACGACCTGATCGGCCGCCAGGCCGAAACCGATCACGACCAGGTCAGCGAGGTGGTGATCGACAGGTTCGAGCGCACCCGCGTGATGGCCGCGCTGGACCATCTGACCAAGGATCAAAGGGCAGCTGTCGAGCTCGCCTATTTCGACGGCCACACTTATAGAGAGGTGGCAGCGTTGCTCGGTGCCGCCGAAGGGACCGTCAAAGGCCGCATACGTGACGGCCTCATCAAGCTGAGAGATCACCTGGGGGTGAACCGATGA
- a CDS encoding HAD-IA family hydrolase, giving the protein MRLRTVLLDLDGVIRHFDPAHVAGVEQRHGLQPGSLPATAFESALLDRVITGRISRSDWVTEVGRRIGNLAAAEQWMADRGWVDDAMMREVDRLRSGGHVVAVLTNGTDTIAEEMRELGLDDRLDAVFNSAELGVAKPDLRAFQLVASMLDVDPTTVFFTDDSESKLSGAVELGMTARRFVGVETFRRHLVELGITSA; this is encoded by the coding sequence ATGCGGTTGCGAACCGTTCTCCTGGACCTGGATGGTGTTATCAGGCACTTCGACCCTGCGCACGTTGCAGGCGTCGAACAACGTCACGGGCTGCAGCCAGGAAGCCTGCCCGCGACCGCGTTCGAATCCGCGCTCCTCGATCGGGTCATCACAGGACGAATCAGCCGCAGCGACTGGGTGACGGAGGTGGGGCGCAGGATCGGCAACCTCGCGGCCGCCGAGCAGTGGATGGCAGATCGAGGCTGGGTTGACGATGCGATGATGCGCGAGGTCGACCGGCTGCGGTCTGGGGGCCACGTGGTAGCCGTGCTGACGAACGGCACCGACACGATCGCCGAAGAGATGCGTGAACTGGGTCTCGATGACCGGCTCGACGCGGTCTTCAACAGCGCCGAACTCGGTGTTGCAAAGCCCGATCTGCGGGCTTTCCAGCTTGTCGCCTCCATGCTCGACGTCGACCCGACCACGGTGTTCTTCACCGACGACAGCGAATCGAAGCTGTCTGGAGCGGTCGAGCTTGGCATGACCGCCAGACGTTTCGTCGGGGTCGAGACCTTCCGCCGACACCTCGTCGAACTGGGAATCACCTCCGCATGA
- a CDS encoding GNAT family N-acetyltransferase has product MSFAGRGIDPPRGFAGDGFVVRPLLPSDVELDYEAVMASREFLYHWEQDPPYPAEDFSLEDNLADLEQMASEHSAGSRYTYTVMNADETETLGCVYVLANDDRMYQTATVTSHDGTDLSSVDATVVFWVRPSTWADGFERTLLEALLDWFGSDWSLERPVFVTNESLDHQIATIESLGLVRRFDYDRAKDMYTSHAYA; this is encoded by the coding sequence ATGAGCTTTGCCGGTCGCGGAATAGACCCGCCGCGGGGATTCGCAGGCGACGGCTTTGTGGTGAGGCCGCTGCTGCCGTCTGACGTCGAACTCGACTATGAGGCCGTGATGGCCAGCCGCGAGTTTCTCTACCACTGGGAACAAGATCCGCCGTATCCGGCCGAGGACTTCTCGCTCGAAGACAATCTGGCCGACCTCGAGCAGATGGCGTCCGAGCACAGCGCCGGTTCTCGCTACACCTACACGGTGATGAACGCCGACGAGACTGAGACGCTTGGATGTGTCTACGTGCTGGCCAACGACGACCGGATGTATCAGACGGCAACCGTGACCTCCCACGACGGGACCGACCTGTCCTCGGTCGACGCCACCGTCGTGTTCTGGGTCCGGCCATCGACCTGGGCCGATGGATTCGAGCGCACACTTCTCGAGGCACTGCTCGACTGGTTCGGCAGTGATTGGAGTCTGGAACGGCCGGTGTTCGTCACCAACGAGAGCCTCGACCACCAGATCGCCACCATCGAGTCGCTCGGGCTCGTAAGGCGCTTTGACTACGACCGAGCCAAGGACATGTACACGTCTCACGCTTACGCTTGA
- a CDS encoding VOC family protein gives MSVGSQASGPGCLAGKPVRHGAGLLLPGDESKLGLRFVPDPATKTRPNLAHLHLTSRTAADQEATVARALELGASHVDFGQTPEDGHIVLEDPDGNEFCVIEAGNRFLAGCGFLGELACDGPREVGVFWSQALGWPLVWDQDEETAVQSPAGGTKVSWGGEPPAPPTVRRRLRLFVVASGDLDGEIARLVSLGASRADPHSDGVQCLIDPGGNQFEIALG, from the coding sequence ATGTCGGTCGGCTCGCAGGCTTCTGGGCCGGGTTGCTTGGCAGGGAAACCGGTCCGACACGGAGCCGGCCTGCTGCTGCCTGGCGACGAGTCGAAGCTCGGCCTTCGCTTCGTGCCTGACCCGGCGACAAAGACGAGACCCAACCTGGCACACCTTCATCTGACCAGTCGCACCGCAGCCGACCAGGAGGCGACGGTCGCAAGGGCGCTGGAGCTGGGCGCCAGCCACGTCGATTTCGGCCAGACCCCCGAAGATGGTCACATCGTGCTGGAAGACCCCGACGGCAACGAGTTCTGTGTAATAGAAGCCGGTAATCGCTTTCTTGCCGGATGTGGCTTTCTGGGCGAACTCGCGTGTGACGGACCCCGAGAGGTGGGTGTCTTCTGGAGTCAAGCTCTCGGTTGGCCCCTCGTGTGGGATCAAGATGAAGAGACAGCTGTGCAGTCTCCCGCAGGCGGCACAAAGGTCTCGTGGGGAGGCGAGCCGCCGGCGCCGCCAACGGTTCGCAGGCGACTTCGGCTCTTCGTTGTCGCAAGCGGCGATCTCGATGGCGAGATCGCTCGACTGGTGTCGTTGGGGGCCTCTCGAGCCGATCCGCACAGCGACGGCGTCCAGTGTCTGATCGACCCGGGCGGAAACCAGTTCGAGATAGCCCTCGGCTGA
- a CDS encoding serine hydrolase — protein MTDETPGPASGRPRFFSGEPVFEVFCRPAELLPSTTMPASSHPIEWPTAEPIDLPRTYEFHGTERPVERFVTETDTAALLVIHDGAIRYENYWHTGGPHVRWLSMSVAKSFISALVGIAVGQGVISSLDDAISDYIATRPGSAYDGVAIRDVLQMSSGARWDEDYSNPQSDIFALSAAFSGVGSLDGFVAAATRATEPGTVCLYNSTDTQALGALLVAATGRSITDFMTEHLCEPLGMTSPSHWLVDSTGREAAYFGLAMTARDFARLGELYRNGGRCGEHQVVPAGYVADSIRAHHPHTQPGNVQVSGHEFELGYGYQWWLPDGDPGEFSAIGVYNQLVYVHPQSGSVIVKLSANRTYGTTTDEATNRDAENVAFLRGIARSLT, from the coding sequence ATGACCGACGAAACACCCGGGCCGGCGTCCGGACGCCCTCGGTTCTTCAGCGGAGAGCCGGTGTTCGAGGTGTTCTGTCGGCCAGCCGAGTTGCTCCCCTCGACGACCATGCCCGCTTCGTCGCACCCAATCGAGTGGCCCACCGCCGAGCCCATCGATCTGCCGCGAACGTATGAATTTCACGGCACCGAGCGGCCTGTCGAAAGGTTCGTCACCGAGACCGACACCGCTGCGCTGCTGGTCATCCACGACGGCGCGATCCGCTACGAGAACTACTGGCACACCGGAGGGCCGCATGTGCGCTGGCTGTCGATGTCGGTCGCCAAGAGCTTCATCTCCGCCCTGGTCGGCATCGCCGTGGGCCAGGGCGTGATCAGCAGTCTCGATGATGCGATCAGCGACTACATCGCCACACGGCCAGGCAGTGCCTACGACGGAGTGGCCATCCGCGACGTTCTCCAGATGTCGTCAGGAGCGCGATGGGATGAGGACTACAGCAACCCTCAGTCCGACATCTTCGCGTTGAGCGCAGCGTTCTCCGGCGTCGGTTCTCTCGACGGGTTCGTGGCCGCCGCGACCCGGGCTACCGAGCCGGGAACCGTGTGCCTCTACAACTCCACCGACACCCAGGCGTTGGGCGCCCTGCTGGTGGCAGCCACGGGGCGCTCGATAACCGACTTCATGACCGAACACCTCTGCGAGCCGCTGGGCATGACCAGCCCCAGCCACTGGCTCGTGGACTCCACAGGCAGAGAAGCCGCCTACTTTGGGCTTGCGATGACGGCACGCGACTTCGCTCGGCTCGGCGAGCTGTACCGCAACGGCGGTCGGTGCGGTGAACACCAGGTGGTTCCGGCCGGCTACGTCGCCGACTCGATCAGGGCTCATCACCCGCATACCCAACCCGGCAATGTCCAGGTGTCAGGTCACGAGTTCGAACTGGGCTATGGCTACCAGTGGTGGCTGCCAGACGGCGACCCTGGCGAGTTCAGTGCCATCGGTGTGTACAACCAGCTCGTCTACGTGCATCCACAATCGGGCTCGGTCATCGTCAAGCTCTCGGCCAATCGCACCTATGGCACCACGACCGACGAGGCAACGAACCGCGACGCCGAGAACGTGGCGTTCCTACGCGGCATCGCCCGCAGCCTCACCTGA
- a CDS encoding MerR family transcriptional regulator produces MATDEDARGHRIGQVAAAAGVTVRTLHYYDEIGLLTAAGRTYAGHRVYSDGDIAVLYRIQLLRQLGLSLDEVGAALNDPDRNLTSIAPATSRVSSGRS; encoded by the coding sequence ATGGCAACCGACGAAGACGCACGCGGCCACCGGATAGGGCAGGTCGCTGCCGCGGCCGGAGTCACCGTACGCACGCTCCACTACTACGACGAGATCGGCTTGCTGACCGCCGCGGGACGCACATACGCCGGGCACCGGGTCTACAGCGACGGCGACATCGCGGTCCTCTATCGCATCCAGTTGTTGCGCCAGCTCGGCCTTTCTCTCGACGAGGTTGGCGCCGCACTGAACGACCCCGACAGGAATCTGACTTCGATAGCGCCCGCGACCTCGAGGGTGAGCTCTGGTCGTTCATGA
- a CDS encoding class I SAM-dependent methyltransferase: MGGTSSYRDLPANFTVPQLVRDAVSAAERLDFGLCVRPEIGRLLGVLAAGLGSGALIGETGTGTGAGLAWLFAHAPSGCRFLSYEIDPDRAAAARRLFADHDNVTIVTGDAAGLFADGPFDLLVLDGGPGSGKTPDDPPVEPSKVLRPGGTVTVDDYTPATSWPPTFGNQPDTSRIHWLTHPDLHATEVQVAPDLAVIVGRYLP, translated from the coding sequence ATGGGTGGCACCAGCTCGTATCGCGACCTCCCTGCGAACTTCACCGTGCCTCAGCTGGTCCGCGATGCCGTATCGGCAGCCGAGCGCCTCGATTTCGGCCTGTGCGTGCGACCCGAGATCGGTCGCCTTCTGGGCGTCTTGGCCGCCGGGCTGGGTTCGGGTGCGCTCATCGGTGAGACCGGAACCGGCACCGGCGCCGGGCTCGCCTGGCTTTTCGCACACGCCCCGAGCGGCTGCAGGTTCCTGAGCTACGAGATCGACCCCGACCGCGCCGCCGCGGCCCGCCGACTGTTCGCCGACCACGACAACGTCACCATCGTCACCGGCGACGCAGCCGGCCTGTTCGCCGATGGGCCGTTCGACCTGCTCGTCCTCGACGGCGGGCCGGGCAGTGGAAAGACCCCCGACGACCCGCCTGTCGAACCGTCCAAGGTGCTGAGGCCTGGTGGCACCGTCACGGTTGACGACTACACCCCGGCCACGAGTTGGCCACCAACCTTCGGCAACCAGCCGGACACCAGCCGCATCCATTGGCTCACCCACCCCGATCTACATGCCACCGAAGTCCAAGTCGCTCCCGACCTTGCCGTCATCGTCGGCAGATACCTCCCCTGA
- a CDS encoding glutathione S-transferase family protein, whose amino-acid sequence MSTIDSATLYGHWICPFSTRVEFALHQRSIAHEFVEVPPSAVRGPDFVMPAEFVEHSPRLEIPMVRLGDEYLADSIPILELVEARHHDRPLLPDSDLGRTVVRERMAWIDRHAFRPMVGVYYGVDADRIASASEALGEALAVMGAWASDEGWLGGDRVTLADAVAIPIHVRTAGLRQLGFEAELPAGWAEHGERCRALAGWSAVEWSDAQTDEFVARFRAFRRRRSRG is encoded by the coding sequence CCACGTTGTACGGCCACTGGATCTGCCCGTTCTCGACCCGCGTCGAGTTTGCGCTGCATCAACGCTCGATAGCGCACGAGTTCGTCGAGGTGCCTCCCTCGGCGGTGCGCGGCCCAGACTTCGTCATGCCGGCAGAGTTCGTGGAGCACAGCCCTCGGCTCGAGATACCCATGGTGCGGCTGGGCGACGAGTACCTGGCCGACTCGATCCCAATCCTCGAGTTGGTCGAGGCTCGCCACCACGACAGGCCATTGTTGCCCGACTCCGATCTCGGGCGGACCGTGGTTCGCGAACGCATGGCCTGGATCGACCGCCACGCTTTCCGGCCGATGGTCGGCGTCTATTACGGGGTCGATGCTGACCGAATCGCGTCTGCGAGCGAGGCGCTCGGCGAGGCACTGGCAGTGATGGGTGCGTGGGCCTCAGATGAGGGGTGGTTGGGAGGAGATCGGGTGACCCTCGCAGACGCTGTGGCCATTCCTATCCATGTGCGGACCGCGGGCCTCCGGCAACTGGGCTTCGAGGCCGAGCTTCCGGCCGGCTGGGCCGAGCACGGTGAACGATGTCGAGCGCTGGCCGGATGGTCGGCGGTCGAGTGGAGCGACGCACAGACGGACGAGTTCGTGGCGCGGTTCCGGGCGTTCAGGCGCCGCCGCAGTCGAGGCTGA